The Haloferax volcanii DS2 DNA segment GATTTCGACCTCGTAGGTGCGACCCTCTTCGACGGCCTCGCGCTGGCGCTTGTTGCTCACGCTGGAGCGCTTCTGGACCGGGCGGAAGGCACCGCAGGCCTCACAGCGAAGCATGTCGACGCCGTCCTCGGTGACGAGGCGAGTGTCCGGCAGGCCGCACTCCGAGCAGATGACGTACTCCTCGACGTAGCCGTCGATGGCCTCTTCGAAGTCGTTGATAGAGAACGACCCGCTGTATCGGGCGCGGTCGCCTTCCAACTGGCCGCTGGTCCCGAGCGTGCGCTGGATGGCGCTGTGGAGGTGCGCGGGCGTCCGCGAGAGCGCGTCCGCGATTTCCCCGAGGTTGGTGAGGCGGGTGAACGCGCCGTCGGTTTCGCCGGACGGGTCCG contains these protein-coding regions:
- a CDS encoding translation initiation factor IF-2 subunit beta produces the protein MEYQTALDRALNVLPERNVEQERLTVPDPSGETDGAFTRLTNLGEIADALSRTPAHLHSAIQRTLGTSGQLEGDRARYSGSFSINDFEEAIDGYVEEYVICSECGLPDTRLVTEDGVDMLRCEACGAFRPVQKRSSVSNKRQREAVEEGRTYEVEITGTGRKGDGVAQRGKYTIFVPGAQEGQTVRIYIKNTSGSLAFARLA